From a region of the Rhodococcus sp. 4CII genome:
- the tatB gene encoding Sec-independent protein translocase protein TatB → MSRVDRRRRVTTAGIRLAVIRRIRGEADVVFSNIGWDKMLVLLVAALVVLGPERLPGALHQCLQFLHRARDYASGATEALREELRPTFGEFRPALDDVGQMFPHSGRPPDSAPRVVFTAPSDEDETGIAGGHDPQTETTAPASGDTRRKRHRHEAGALASPGLGAEPRERDFRRDPPIGWPRRPRTVPSRL, encoded by the coding sequence ATGAGTCGTGTCGATCGCCGCCGGCGCGTGACGACGGCCGGGATCCGGCTCGCGGTGATCCGCCGAATTCGTGGGGAGGCTGATGTTGTGTTCAGCAACATCGGCTGGGACAAGATGCTCGTCCTGCTCGTCGCTGCCCTGGTCGTACTCGGTCCGGAACGGCTACCCGGCGCGCTGCACCAGTGCCTGCAATTCCTGCACCGGGCGCGTGACTACGCCAGCGGCGCCACCGAAGCGTTGCGCGAGGAACTCCGACCCACCTTCGGCGAGTTCCGGCCTGCCCTCGACGATGTCGGGCAGATGTTCCCGCACTCCGGGAGACCACCCGATAGCGCACCGCGCGTCGTTTTCACCGCGCCCAGCGACGAGGACGAGACGGGAATCGCCGGCGGCCACGACCCTCAGACCGAAACAACAGCGCCCGCGTCCGGCGACACCCGCCGAAAGCGACACCGGCATGAGGCCGGTGCCCTCGCAAGTCCTGGACTCGGAGCGGAACCCCGAGAACGCGACTTTCGTCGTGACCCGCCGATCGGTTGGCCTCGTCGACCGCGCACCGTCCCGAGTCGCTTGTAA
- the tatA gene encoding Sec-independent protein translocase subunit TatA: MGEMSPWHWAIVILVLVVLFGSKRLPSAARSLGQSLHIFTSEMKEMHADPRAATATPPTTAGSSPQRPPTQPVPTTEPTGPDVDLGRS, translated from the coding sequence ATGGGTGAAATGAGCCCGTGGCACTGGGCGATCGTGATCCTGGTTCTGGTGGTGCTGTTCGGTTCGAAGAGACTGCCGTCGGCGGCCCGCAGCCTGGGACAGTCGCTGCACATCTTCACCAGCGAGATGAAGGAGATGCACGCCGATCCGCGTGCCGCTACGGCGACCCCGCCGACGACAGCCGGATCCTCGCCGCAACGTCCGCCTACGCAGCCCGTACCGACGACCGAACCCACGGGCCCCGACGTCGACCTCGGTCGTTCGTAG
- a CDS encoding alpha/beta hydrolase has protein sequence MTESKKTGSNRHVETYDPGYDGEIRSVRVPALAWEIAANLLLPSGFDENKKYPAVVCGHPIGSCKEQTAGNIYGAALAKEGYVAIAFDASFQGESGGQPRFIEDPTQRSADFSHVVDYLVTQDFIDADRIAVLGVCGSGGYCINSAMTERRFKAIVSVTGVNFGRLMNEEFSQFDPVAALEQMAAQRTAEARGGEAKVNNYLPDSPDDAEKSGATEVDLYEATLYYRTPRGEQPNGCTRALFSYQSKAVGWDAFHRAEKLLTQPLLVAIGDIPGAFGAYRDGREIYSRAASKDKELVEIAGGTHYDLYDKKEAVTQILDRAIPFLAKHV, from the coding sequence ATGACCGAGAGCAAGAAGACCGGAAGCAACCGCCACGTCGAGACCTATGATCCCGGCTATGACGGAGAGATCCGCAGCGTCCGGGTGCCGGCTCTGGCGTGGGAGATCGCAGCAAATCTCTTGCTCCCCTCCGGATTCGACGAGAACAAGAAGTACCCGGCGGTGGTGTGCGGCCATCCGATCGGCAGCTGTAAGGAACAGACCGCCGGCAACATCTATGGCGCCGCGCTGGCCAAAGAGGGTTACGTCGCGATCGCGTTCGATGCCAGCTTCCAGGGCGAATCCGGAGGTCAACCGCGCTTCATCGAGGATCCGACGCAACGCTCGGCGGACTTCAGCCACGTCGTGGACTACCTCGTCACCCAGGACTTCATCGACGCCGACCGCATCGCCGTGCTCGGCGTATGCGGCAGCGGCGGCTACTGCATCAACTCCGCGATGACCGAACGCCGCTTCAAGGCGATCGTCAGTGTGACCGGCGTCAACTTCGGGCGCCTGATGAACGAGGAATTCTCTCAGTTCGACCCGGTCGCTGCTCTCGAGCAAATGGCCGCGCAGCGCACCGCCGAGGCCCGCGGCGGAGAAGCCAAGGTCAACAACTACCTGCCGGACTCGCCCGACGATGCCGAGAAGTCCGGCGCGACCGAGGTCGACCTCTACGAAGCCACCCTGTACTACCGCACCCCACGCGGCGAACAGCCCAACGGGTGCACCCGAGCATTGTTCTCGTATCAATCCAAGGCCGTCGGTTGGGACGCGTTCCACCGCGCCGAAAAGCTCCTCACACAACCGCTGCTGGTCGCCATCGGGGATATCCCTGGTGCTTTCGGCGCCTACCGCGACGGCCGCGAGATCTACAGTCGCGCCGCGTCCAAGGACAAGGAACTGGTGGAGATTGCCGGAGGCACCCACTACGACCTCTACGACAAGAAGGAGGCCGTCACCCAGATCCTGGATCGAGCCATTCCTTTTCTTGCCAAACACGTCTGA
- a CDS encoding SDR family oxidoreductase, which yields MARTVLITGASSGFGAALVTAFADAGWHVAATMRNPAKMPASLHALPNVRTQCLDVTDETSIRDAVAAVESCFGPVDVLLNVAGNVVQGTLEELSIDQVRAQLETNVVGVAAVTKALLPGMRQRRSGHIINFSSGGGLVGVPRLDAYVASKFAVEGLSEALSRDVSHLGLQVTIVEPGVFHTDLGDSAVQPAHPIEAYAPAADQLPGLYDWTPGNLEGAARAIASIAARPGAPLRLYVGHGLDDVRRHYHERLDGWAASEHLTRGTL from the coding sequence ATGGCCCGGACCGTCCTCATCACCGGAGCATCGTCCGGCTTCGGAGCAGCTCTGGTCACTGCTTTCGCAGACGCGGGGTGGCACGTTGCCGCGACGATGCGCAATCCCGCCAAGATGCCGGCGAGTCTGCACGCGCTGCCGAACGTCCGCACCCAGTGCCTCGACGTCACCGACGAGACGTCGATCCGCGACGCCGTCGCGGCAGTAGAATCGTGCTTCGGTCCGGTCGACGTACTGCTCAACGTTGCTGGCAATGTCGTCCAAGGCACCCTCGAAGAACTCTCGATAGATCAGGTCCGAGCTCAGCTCGAGACCAACGTCGTCGGCGTCGCGGCAGTGACGAAGGCCCTGCTGCCCGGGATGCGGCAGCGTCGCAGCGGTCACATTATCAATTTCTCCTCCGGTGGCGGCCTCGTCGGTGTGCCGCGGCTCGATGCCTACGTCGCATCCAAGTTCGCGGTCGAGGGACTCAGCGAGGCTCTGTCGCGGGATGTTTCCCATCTCGGCCTTCAGGTCACGATCGTCGAACCCGGGGTTTTCCACACCGATCTCGGCGATTCGGCGGTGCAGCCGGCGCACCCCATCGAGGCGTACGCGCCAGCCGCAGACCAACTACCAGGACTCTACGACTGGACCCCCGGCAACCTCGAAGGTGCGGCGAGGGCCATCGCGTCAATCGCCGCTCGGCCCGGCGCGCCACTACGCCTGTACGTGGGACACGGACTCGATGATGTGCGCCGGCATTACCACGAACGCCTCGACGGATGGGCAGCCTCGGAACATCTCACCCGCGGCACCCTGTAA
- a CDS encoding aldehyde dehydrogenase, which yields MTPTTGVQALKELVEPDRLLIDGSWVPAAEGASFPAIDPGTGEQVARVAEGTEADVDAAVVAARRSFDDGRWLRLSGQQRSVILWRIADLLESRADDLAALESMDAGMPVSQARLMVGEAVNQFRYFAGWADKVEGKSVEIGPADMRFQGYTRKEAVGVATLIVPWNAPVVATAQKLAPALAAGCSCVLKPSEEASLSALAVGRLLLDAGVPPGVVNVVTGFGPRVGAPLAAHPDVDKVSFTGSTQVGRQIVHAAAGNLKKVSLELGGKSAMIVLPDADLDTVIPGVATGIFWNSGQICTSGSRLFVHRDIADEVADGVAEFARNLKVGYGTDPDADLGPLISQRHLDRVHGYVESGVASGARVIAGGNRIGDTGYFYEPTVVVDADPSMAMIREEIFGPVLGVVTFTDLDSAVAAANDTEYGLAGSVWTRDVARAHSIAHRLRASRIGINVHRAGGVQMPVGGYKQSGWGRENGAEALAEYLETKSVVTRLAD from the coding sequence ATGACACCGACCACCGGCGTTCAGGCATTGAAGGAACTCGTCGAGCCGGACCGGTTGCTGATCGACGGTTCGTGGGTGCCCGCGGCCGAGGGCGCATCGTTCCCCGCGATCGATCCCGGCACCGGAGAACAGGTGGCCCGGGTGGCCGAAGGCACCGAGGCCGACGTCGACGCCGCGGTGGTCGCCGCGCGCCGCTCGTTCGACGACGGGCGCTGGCTCCGACTGTCGGGCCAGCAGCGGTCGGTGATCCTGTGGCGCATCGCCGACCTGCTGGAGAGCAGGGCCGACGACCTCGCAGCGCTGGAGAGCATGGACGCCGGCATGCCGGTCTCCCAGGCGCGCCTCATGGTCGGTGAGGCCGTCAATCAGTTCCGGTACTTCGCCGGCTGGGCCGACAAGGTCGAGGGCAAGAGCGTCGAGATCGGCCCTGCCGACATGCGATTCCAGGGATACACCCGCAAGGAGGCAGTCGGGGTGGCCACGTTGATCGTGCCGTGGAACGCACCCGTCGTCGCGACCGCGCAGAAGCTGGCACCGGCGCTGGCCGCCGGATGCTCGTGTGTGCTCAAGCCCTCCGAGGAGGCGTCCCTCAGCGCGCTCGCCGTCGGCCGACTGCTCCTCGATGCCGGAGTGCCACCCGGCGTCGTCAACGTCGTCACCGGATTCGGGCCGCGGGTCGGCGCTCCACTCGCCGCCCACCCCGACGTCGACAAGGTGAGTTTCACCGGGTCGACCCAGGTCGGCAGGCAGATCGTGCACGCCGCCGCGGGCAACCTCAAGAAGGTGTCACTCGAACTCGGCGGCAAGTCGGCGATGATCGTGCTGCCGGACGCGGACCTGGACACCGTGATCCCCGGCGTCGCCACCGGAATCTTCTGGAACTCCGGACAGATCTGCACCTCCGGCTCCCGGCTGTTCGTCCATCGGGACATCGCCGACGAGGTGGCCGACGGGGTCGCCGAGTTCGCTCGCAACCTGAAGGTCGGTTACGGCACCGACCCGGACGCCGACCTCGGGCCCCTCATCTCGCAGCGGCACCTCGACCGGGTGCACGGATACGTCGAGAGCGGCGTCGCGTCCGGAGCGCGGGTTATCGCCGGCGGCAACCGAATCGGTGACACCGGCTACTTCTACGAGCCGACCGTGGTGGTCGACGCCGACCCGTCGATGGCGATGATCCGCGAAGAGATCTTCGGCCCGGTGCTCGGCGTCGTGACATTCACCGACCTCGACTCCGCGGTCGCCGCCGCCAACGACACCGAGTACGGACTCGCGGGCAGCGTCTGGACCCGCGACGTGGCCCGCGCCCACTCGATCGCGCATCGGCTGCGGGCGAGCCGAATCGGCATCAACGTCCACCGTGCGGGCGGTGTACAGATGCCGGTCGGCGGATACAAGCAGTCCGGCTGGGGCCGCGAGAACGGTGCCGAGGCGCTCGCCGAATACCTCGAGACGAAGTCGGTGGTCACCCGGCTCGCCGACTGA
- a CDS encoding NDMA-dependent alcohol dehydrogenase — MRTRGAVIRQVPGELEVIDLELEDPRDDEVQVKLVASGMCHSDDHHVTGDIPVGMYPFALGHEGAGIVTKASPNYKGIEVGDHVVFSAIPSCGHCRWCSSNLQSLCNLAAGILAGPRWTDGTFRVRTTDGTPVGQMCGISTFLETTTVSINSVVKIDEDIPLDKACLVGCGVSTGWGSAVNLGNVEPGQTVIVMGIGGLGSAALQGARHAGATHVIAVDPVAFKRDSAKTFGATDAVATIEEGAELAKQYTDGQGADALVITVGVLEPEHVAQALTSVRKAGTVVVTAVGEHSRIGLPIPVADLTLSQKRLQGCVFGSTNGTWDVNRLLNMYRSGQLNLDDMITRTYRLDEINQGYQDLKDGRNIRGVILFD; from the coding sequence ATGAGAACTCGCGGCGCAGTCATCCGGCAGGTCCCCGGCGAACTGGAGGTGATCGACCTCGAACTCGAAGATCCCCGCGACGACGAGGTCCAGGTCAAGCTCGTCGCGAGCGGCATGTGCCACTCGGACGACCACCACGTGACCGGGGACATCCCCGTCGGCATGTACCCGTTCGCGCTCGGCCACGAGGGCGCAGGCATCGTGACGAAGGCGTCTCCCAACTACAAGGGCATCGAGGTCGGCGACCACGTCGTGTTCTCCGCGATCCCGTCCTGCGGTCATTGCCGCTGGTGCTCGTCCAACCTGCAGAGCCTGTGCAATCTCGCCGCCGGCATCCTCGCCGGCCCGCGCTGGACGGACGGGACGTTCCGGGTGCGCACGACCGACGGAACTCCGGTCGGGCAGATGTGCGGCATCTCCACGTTCCTCGAGACGACGACGGTCTCCATCAACTCGGTCGTCAAGATCGACGAGGACATTCCGCTCGACAAGGCCTGCCTCGTCGGCTGCGGGGTGAGCACCGGCTGGGGATCGGCGGTGAACCTCGGCAACGTCGAGCCCGGTCAGACCGTCATCGTGATGGGCATCGGTGGGCTCGGCTCCGCCGCGCTGCAGGGCGCCCGGCACGCCGGCGCAACCCACGTCATCGCCGTCGACCCCGTCGCCTTCAAACGGGACAGCGCCAAGACGTTCGGGGCCACTGACGCCGTCGCGACTATCGAGGAGGGCGCCGAACTCGCCAAGCAGTACACCGACGGTCAGGGCGCGGACGCCCTCGTCATCACCGTCGGCGTGCTCGAACCCGAGCACGTCGCTCAGGCTCTCACCTCGGTCCGGAAGGCGGGCACCGTCGTCGTCACCGCCGTCGGCGAACACTCCCGGATCGGTCTTCCGATCCCGGTCGCCGACCTCACCCTCTCCCAGAAGCGTCTGCAGGGCTGCGTCTTCGGCTCGACGAACGGCACGTGGGACGTCAACCGGCTGCTGAACATGTACAGGTCCGGACAGCTCAACCTCGACGACATGATCACGCGCACCTACCGGCTCGACGAGATCAACCAGGGATACCAGGACCTGAAGGACGGCAGGAACATCCGCGGCGTCATCCTGTTCGACTGA